One window of the Microvirga mediterraneensis genome contains the following:
- a CDS encoding M48 family metallopeptidase has translation MKSALFRRVPADPPHLKVFHEGQTFKVALKRRPTAKRITLRVSNATGEVVLSIPERTDVGLAQKFADSHSQWIATRLAKVPERVLFEPGALVPFRGVPHRIVHWSSIRGVTQATRGGAGEPIIAVSGEASHVARRVRDFLEAEARKDFAIAVKKHTAQLGQPAKRITVRDTKSRWGSCSANGALNFSWRLIMAPPFVLDYLAAHEVAHLRELNHSNRFWKLTYQLCPRTDEAEAWLKTYGSALHRIG, from the coding sequence ATGAAATCCGCCCTGTTTCGCCGCGTTCCTGCGGACCCGCCTCACCTCAAAGTTTTCCATGAGGGCCAAACCTTCAAGGTGGCCCTCAAACGCCGTCCCACGGCCAAGCGAATCACGCTGCGCGTCTCCAACGCGACCGGCGAGGTCGTGCTCAGCATCCCCGAGCGCACCGATGTGGGCCTTGCCCAGAAATTCGCCGACAGCCACAGCCAGTGGATCGCCACCCGTCTCGCCAAGGTGCCGGAGCGGGTGCTCTTCGAGCCGGGCGCCCTCGTGCCCTTTCGCGGCGTGCCGCACCGGATCGTCCATTGGTCATCGATCCGGGGCGTGACCCAGGCCACCAGGGGCGGCGCGGGCGAGCCGATCATCGCCGTGTCCGGCGAGGCGTCCCATGTGGCCCGGCGGGTGCGGGACTTCCTCGAGGCCGAGGCCCGGAAGGATTTCGCCATCGCGGTCAAGAAGCATACGGCCCAGCTCGGGCAGCCGGCCAAGCGCATCACCGTGCGCGACACCAAGAGCCGCTGGGGTTCCTGCTCGGCCAACGGTGCCCTGAACTTCTCCTGGCGCCTGATCATGGCGCCGCCCTTCGTGCTCGATTACCTCGCCGCCCACGAGGTGGCCCACCTGCGCGAACTGAACCATTCCAACCGGTTCTGGAAGCTCACCTACCAGCTCTGCCCGCGCACCGACGAGGCGGAAGCCTGGCTCAAGACCTACGGCAGCGCCTTGCACCGGATCGGGTGA
- a CDS encoding polyhydroxyalkanoate depolymerase, with protein sequence MNFSYVWYDTAHWLLSPARAASDFTKHFFDNPDNPLTNTPYGRTVSAACELFERTTRRYGKPAFNLPTTVIGNEEVAVTERIVWDRPFCRVISFERDHAGAKEQPKLLIVAPMSGHYATLLRGTVETFLPTHQVMITDWIDARMVPLAEGAFDLDDYIDYLKDMFRTFGPDLSVMAVCQPAVPVIAAIARLEAENDPAVPRSMILMGGPIDTRRSPTAVNRLAEERGIEWFRQHCITKVPPSHPGFWRDVYPGFQQLSGFMAMNIDRHLTAHYEMFNHLVDGDGDSAEKHREFYDEYLAVMDLTAEFYLQTIETVFVNHELPKGEMMHRDEPVDLMAIRRCAIMAVEGERDDISGVGQTLAALDLTPNLSSDKKLYHLQAGVGHYGVFNGSRFRAQIAPRIVEFIENHSREPARKASSRA encoded by the coding sequence ATGAACTTTTCTTATGTTTGGTACGATACGGCGCATTGGCTTTTGAGTCCCGCTCGTGCCGCGTCCGATTTCACGAAGCATTTTTTCGACAATCCCGACAACCCCTTGACCAACACGCCCTATGGCCGGACCGTCTCGGCGGCCTGCGAATTGTTCGAGCGCACCACGCGGCGCTACGGCAAGCCCGCCTTCAACCTGCCGACCACCGTGATCGGCAACGAGGAGGTGGCAGTCACCGAGCGCATCGTCTGGGATCGTCCCTTCTGCCGCGTCATCTCCTTCGAGCGCGACCATGCCGGCGCCAAGGAGCAGCCGAAGCTCCTGATCGTCGCCCCCATGTCGGGCCACTACGCCACGCTGCTGCGCGGCACGGTGGAGACCTTCCTGCCGACCCATCAGGTGATGATCACCGACTGGATCGATGCCCGCATGGTGCCCCTGGCGGAAGGCGCCTTCGATCTCGACGATTACATCGATTACCTCAAGGACATGTTCCGGACCTTCGGCCCGGACCTCAGCGTCATGGCCGTATGCCAGCCGGCGGTCCCCGTGATCGCGGCCATCGCCCGTCTCGAGGCCGAGAACGACCCGGCCGTCCCGCGTTCCATGATCCTGATGGGCGGTCCCATCGACACCCGCCGTTCGCCCACCGCCGTCAACCGGCTGGCGGAGGAGCGCGGCATCGAGTGGTTCCGGCAGCACTGCATCACCAAGGTGCCGCCGTCCCATCCGGGTTTCTGGCGCGATGTCTATCCGGGCTTCCAGCAGCTCTCCGGCTTCATGGCCATGAACATCGACCGGCACCTGACCGCCCATTACGAGATGTTCAACCATCTCGTGGACGGCGACGGTGATTCGGCCGAGAAGCACCGGGAGTTCTATGACGAGTACCTCGCCGTCATGGACCTGACCGCGGAATTCTACCTGCAGACGATCGAGACGGTGTTCGTCAATCACGAGCTGCCGAAAGGCGAGATGATGCACCGGGACGAGCCGGTGGATCTCATGGCCATCCGGCGCTGCGCCATCATGGCGGTCGAGGGCGAGCGGGACGACATCTCGGGCGTGGGCCAGACCCTGGCCGCCCTGGACTTGACCCCCAACCTCTCCTCCGACAAGAAACTGTATCATCTGCAGGCCGGGGTCGGTCACTATGGCGTCTTCAACGGTTCTCGTTTCAGGGCTCAGATCGCTCCTCGAATCGTTGAATTCATTGAGAATCACAGCCGAGAACCAGCCCGGAAAGCCTCGTCAAGGGCCTGA
- a CDS encoding ActS/PrrB/RegB family redox-sensitive histidine kinase translates to MSKIDQKSLTHHARHLRLDTLVRLRWLAIAGQAAAVAGVRFGLGFSLPFALCFLVIGASVWVNLLLRIQYPASHRLSDNIATALLAFDILQLTGLLYLTGGLENPFAMLFLAPVLISATALTPERTLGLGLLAIGCATLLVLTHRPLPWFPGQDLSLPFLYVTGIWAAIALGTAFTGIYAWRVAEEARQLAQALAATELVLAREQHLSQLDGLAAAAAHELGTPLATIALVTKELSHSMPKDGPEGEDLKLLQEQVERCRTILTKLTSMGQEEEAEFLETISLSHLVEEIVEPQRAVGFDVKVEARGEGPEPMGRRNPGVVYGLSNILDNATDFAESRVTIAACWSPHEVFIEIRDDGPGYAPDILLRVGEPYVTTRSAAERTEDSEEGGGLGLGLFIAKTLIERSGAELTLTNAAPPGSGAIARIVWPRHAFERGAAISPQGDAPPSLKG, encoded by the coding sequence ATGTCCAAGATCGACCAGAAAAGCCTGACTCACCATGCCCGGCACCTGCGCCTCGACACGCTCGTCCGCCTGCGCTGGCTCGCCATCGCCGGTCAGGCGGCGGCGGTCGCGGGGGTCCGATTCGGCCTGGGCTTCTCTCTTCCCTTCGCCCTCTGCTTCCTGGTCATCGGTGCCTCGGTCTGGGTCAATCTGCTCCTGCGCATTCAATATCCGGCAAGCCACCGGCTCAGCGACAACATCGCTACGGCGCTCCTCGCCTTCGACATCCTGCAGCTGACGGGACTTCTTTATCTGACGGGCGGTCTGGAGAACCCGTTCGCCATGCTGTTCCTGGCGCCCGTGCTGATCTCGGCCACGGCTCTGACCCCGGAACGGACCCTGGGGCTCGGCCTGCTCGCCATAGGCTGCGCGACGCTCCTGGTGCTCACCCATCGGCCCCTGCCGTGGTTTCCCGGGCAGGACCTCAGCCTTCCCTTCCTCTACGTGACCGGGATCTGGGCGGCGATCGCGCTCGGCACGGCCTTTACGGGCATTTATGCCTGGCGGGTCGCCGAGGAGGCGCGGCAGCTCGCCCAGGCGCTGGCGGCCACCGAGCTGGTGCTCGCCCGTGAGCAGCATCTCTCCCAGCTCGACGGCCTGGCTGCGGCCGCGGCCCATGAGCTCGGCACGCCCCTCGCCACCATCGCCCTGGTGACGAAGGAGCTGAGCCATTCCATGCCCAAGGATGGCCCCGAGGGGGAGGATTTGAAGCTCCTGCAGGAGCAGGTGGAACGCTGCCGCACCATCCTGACCAAGCTCACCTCCATGGGCCAGGAGGAGGAAGCCGAGTTCCTGGAGACCATCTCCCTCAGCCATCTGGTGGAGGAGATCGTCGAGCCGCAGCGCGCCGTGGGCTTCGACGTCAAGGTCGAGGCGCGGGGCGAGGGACCGGAGCCCATGGGGCGGCGCAACCCGGGCGTCGTCTATGGCCTGTCGAACATCCTCGACAACGCCACGGACTTCGCCGAGAGCCGTGTGACCATCGCGGCCTGCTGGTCTCCTCACGAGGTTTTCATCGAGATCAGGGATGACGGCCCCGGTTACGCGCCCGATATTCTGCTCAGGGTGGGCGAGCCCTATGTGACCACCCGCAGCGCCGCAGAGCGGACGGAGGACAGCGAGGAGGGCGGAGGCCTGGGTTTGGGATTGTTCATCGCCAAGACCCTGATCGAGCGGTCGGGCGCAGAACTGACTCTGACGAATGCCGCGCCGCCGGGCTCCGGGGCCATCGCACGGATCGTTTGGCCCCGTCATGCGTTTGAACGAGGTGCGGCAATTTCGCCGCAGGGAGACGCGCCGCCGTCTCTCAAAGGTTAG
- a CDS encoding ActR/PrrA/RegA family redox response regulator transcription factor, whose protein sequence is MADAPAAFEDRADKSLLIVDDDRPFSTRLARAMEGRGYQVRVAESVTDGLAAIETEPPAFAVIDMRLGDGNGLDVIERLKSRRPDARGVILTGYGNIATAVTAVKMGAFDYLAKPADADEIHAALMAQPGERALPPENPMSADRVRWEHIQRVYELCGRNVSETARRLNMHRRTLQRILAKRAPR, encoded by the coding sequence ATGGCCGATGCGCCTGCCGCGTTCGAAGATCGCGCCGACAAGAGTCTCTTGATCGTCGACGACGACCGGCCGTTCTCGACCCGTCTCGCCCGCGCCATGGAGGGCCGCGGCTATCAGGTTCGCGTGGCCGAGAGCGTGACCGACGGCCTGGCCGCCATCGAGACCGAACCGCCGGCCTTCGCGGTGATCGACATGCGCCTCGGCGACGGCAACGGGCTCGATGTGATCGAGCGCCTGAAGAGCCGTCGCCCCGATGCCCGCGGGGTCATCCTCACCGGGTACGGCAACATCGCCACTGCGGTGACGGCGGTGAAGATGGGAGCCTTCGATTACTTGGCGAAGCCCGCCGATGCGGACGAGATCCATGCCGCCCTCATGGCCCAACCCGGCGAGCGCGCCCTGCCGCCGGAGAACCCCATGTCGGCCGACCGGGTGCGCTGGGAGCACATCCAGCGCGTCTACGAACTCTGCGGCCGCAACGTCTCGGAAACGGCCCGGCGCCTCAACATGCACCGCCGAACCCTCCAGCGGATCCTCGCCAAGCGCGCCCCGCGCTGA
- a CDS encoding DUF6790 family protein, with the protein MEQAIRFLLSNFTLTLFVVGLMASLIALLRRPRPWDRGTIVEALLSWFLFFSLGVSFFYNFVMHVFFSEMAAAFIGWQTSPFQKEVGFASLGFSAVGFMAFKGGHGMRLAALIGPACFLWGAAAGHVQQMIAAHNFAPGNAGVIFYTDILLPLFGLALLRMQKRTGTITGTNLRTAASPPWPSRQ; encoded by the coding sequence ATGGAACAGGCGATCAGGTTTCTGCTCAGCAATTTCACGCTGACGCTCTTCGTCGTCGGGCTCATGGCATCGCTCATCGCCCTGCTGCGGCGCCCGCGTCCCTGGGATCGCGGGACGATCGTCGAGGCCCTGCTGTCGTGGTTCCTGTTCTTTTCGCTCGGAGTGAGCTTCTTCTATAACTTCGTCATGCACGTCTTCTTCTCCGAGATGGCTGCCGCGTTCATCGGGTGGCAGACCAGCCCGTTCCAGAAGGAAGTCGGCTTCGCCAGCCTCGGGTTCTCCGCAGTGGGATTCATGGCGTTCAAAGGCGGTCACGGGATGCGCCTCGCCGCCCTCATTGGCCCGGCCTGCTTCCTTTGGGGAGCCGCGGCCGGTCACGTGCAGCAGATGATCGCGGCGCACAACTTCGCGCCCGGCAATGCCGGCGTGATCTTCTACACGGATATCCTGCTGCCGCTGTTCGGGCTTGCCCTGCTCCGGATGCAGAAACGGACCGGAACGATCACGGGGACGAACCTGCGGACCGCAGCTTCTCCGCCCTGGCCTTCAAGGCAGTGA
- a CDS encoding MmcB family DNA repair protein, producing the protein MSDSPAILSRPIVLPVDGRQSSVAAGIQRGVRRLFSQLGHVTLPEFTLANGRRADLIALAPDGALTIIEIKSSVADFRADRKWPDYEDFCDRFYFAVPETLPFDILPEDRGLIVADSFGAAIMREAAHHPLAGARRKAVTLRFAHSAASLLHTLADPDRIADGRL; encoded by the coding sequence ATGTCCGATTCGCCTGCCATTCTGTCCCGCCCCATCGTCCTGCCCGTCGACGGCCGTCAGTCGTCCGTCGCCGCCGGCATTCAGCGCGGCGTGCGCCGCCTGTTCTCGCAGCTCGGCCATGTGACCTTGCCGGAATTCACGCTTGCCAACGGCAGGCGCGCGGATCTCATCGCGCTCGCACCCGACGGCGCGCTGACGATCATCGAGATCAAGTCGAGCGTGGCGGATTTCCGGGCCGACCGGAAATGGCCGGATTACGAGGATTTCTGCGACCGGTTCTATTTCGCCGTGCCGGAGACGCTCCCTTTCGACATCCTGCCCGAAGATCGCGGCCTGATCGTCGCCGACAGCTTCGGTGCGGCCATCATGCGCGAGGCGGCGCATCATCCGCTGGCCGGGGCGCGCCGCAAGGCCGTGACCCTGCGGTTTGCCCATTCGGCCGCTTCCCTGCTGCATACTCTGGCCGATCCGGACCGGATCGCGGACGGGCGGCTTTGA
- a CDS encoding tetratricopeptide repeat protein: MTSPLPLDSVFQTVLDVPNRTPSPDLPRRLTGLFKELALPEPTRPVEDIEDQIWALWGSHEDRLAEETLMAAVEAIGSGSLKTARPLLDHLVGKHPEWAEAWNKRATLASIEKRDADSLLDIARTLQLEPRHFGAIAGFGNICLRNGHLNEARAAFQIALSINPHMDDLRDMLENLSPHHLMLH, from the coding sequence ATGACGTCTCCTCTGCCGCTCGATTCGGTCTTCCAAACTGTCCTCGATGTTCCGAACAGAACACCGAGCCCGGATCTGCCGCGCCGCCTCACGGGGCTCTTCAAGGAGCTGGCCCTGCCCGAACCCACGCGTCCGGTCGAAGACATCGAGGACCAGATCTGGGCGCTGTGGGGATCGCACGAGGATCGCCTGGCCGAGGAGACCCTGATGGCCGCCGTGGAGGCCATCGGCTCGGGCTCGCTCAAGACCGCAAGGCCCCTGCTCGACCATCTGGTCGGCAAGCATCCGGAATGGGCGGAAGCCTGGAACAAGCGGGCGACCCTGGCCTCCATCGAGAAGCGCGACGCGGACAGCCTGCTCGACATCGCCCGGACCCTGCAGCTGGAGCCACGCCATTTCGGCGCCATCGCGGGCTTCGGCAATATCTGCCTGCGCAACGGCCATCTCAACGAGGCCCGCGCCGCCTTCCAGATCGCCCTGTCGATCAACCCGCATATGGACGATCTGCGCGACATGCTGGAGAACCTGTCGCCGCACCATCTGATGCTGCATTAA
- a CDS encoding ABC transporter ATP-binding protein/permease, whose product MGVVVERDPLRLAWKTSPFRHLVGFGLLALAGLLILVGFHLVHDVVDRATGGAGGWDAPASFLRIAIAPPAGLRPDPIVLFPGILLGPEAFAVASIAGILLVPLLLGLILVGFEWLVVGIGLRMLMKTQSAALDVILKVPSASHDEIAMVTALAGRGLARESGVLGASLLMPVKLGGMIGLACAYVFVMDWHLGATLAVVLALGAIASARRSLLRFDATAARHREGDEAETVFEDLEHRIPALRAHGTTPYERNRVREALALSHRPVMRWEYRLALAEAASAAVLMVAPLSILALGAWFSQERPITAGTVAACVLAAALAAYGTREVVQWHRLTLRARALLIDLGKGLGPLKLRAALKGKAVLPDSGALVAKGVSAYDPASGARVTSVNLNIAFPSHVALVGDGDAGPRLLAALMSGQIPPSFGHLTYGGVELSAADPVERSRRIAFTGNTVLIEGSLRDNLLYGASGPESELKHRLSEAIGVAGLDRLTHARGLSGTIDPGQEPKLAAAIVEARRAVQAALAADALDRFVDPFSATRYNRYATIGENLLFGKPIGDSFQEDRLSSHPFVRAILEANELTKPLARMGLSIATSMIEIFSDIPDGSPLFERFSFFSAADRPYFQDLVDRRNEQRRSDQTSRDRERLIGLALRYNESRHRLGLLESSMEEQILVARADFARMLPVSLKSSIEFYDEERFCAAASIQDNLLFGRIAADQAGALASVQEVTRRVLTQRGLDGEVSRIGLDTPVDPQGDDLTLSEVAAVDLVRGLVRRPSILVVQRALDGLSGPAADRLVTNLRRAFVGRGLILVTPSISPSMDQPPFDAVIHFERGEPVVDRRTRPLEALSA is encoded by the coding sequence TTGGGAGTTGTCGTGGAGCGCGATCCGCTGCGCCTGGCGTGGAAAACATCTCCTTTTCGCCATCTCGTCGGATTTGGTCTTCTGGCCCTGGCCGGCCTTCTGATCCTCGTGGGATTCCACCTCGTGCACGACGTCGTCGACCGTGCGACCGGGGGAGCGGGCGGCTGGGACGCACCGGCATCCTTCCTGCGGATAGCCATCGCGCCGCCGGCCGGTCTCCGGCCCGATCCCATCGTCCTGTTCCCCGGCATCCTGCTGGGCCCCGAGGCCTTCGCGGTGGCCTCGATCGCCGGCATCCTGCTCGTTCCCCTTCTCCTCGGCCTCATCCTGGTCGGCTTCGAATGGCTGGTGGTCGGTATCGGCCTGAGGATGCTCATGAAAACCCAGTCGGCCGCCCTCGACGTGATTCTCAAGGTGCCGTCCGCTTCCCATGACGAGATCGCCATGGTGACTGCGCTGGCGGGCCGTGGACTGGCGCGGGAAAGCGGCGTCCTGGGCGCGAGCCTGCTCATGCCGGTGAAGCTGGGTGGCATGATCGGGCTTGCCTGCGCCTATGTGTTCGTCATGGACTGGCATTTGGGCGCCACCCTGGCGGTGGTCCTGGCATTGGGCGCCATCGCGAGCGCCCGCCGTTCCCTGCTGCGGTTCGATGCCACCGCCGCCCGGCACCGGGAGGGCGACGAGGCCGAGACCGTGTTCGAGGATCTGGAGCACCGCATCCCGGCGCTGCGCGCCCACGGCACGACCCCCTACGAGCGGAACCGGGTGCGCGAGGCGCTGGCGCTGAGCCATCGGCCGGTGATGCGGTGGGAATACCGCCTGGCGCTGGCCGAGGCGGCCTCCGCGGCCGTGCTCATGGTCGCCCCCCTGTCGATCCTGGCTCTCGGTGCGTGGTTCTCGCAGGAGCGCCCCATCACGGCCGGAACGGTGGCCGCCTGCGTCCTCGCGGCGGCGCTGGCCGCCTACGGGACGCGGGAGGTGGTCCAGTGGCACCGGCTCACCTTGCGGGCGCGGGCGCTGCTCATCGATCTCGGCAAGGGCCTGGGGCCGCTGAAGCTGCGCGCGGCCCTGAAGGGCAAGGCCGTCCTGCCCGACAGCGGCGCACTCGTGGCCAAAGGAGTCTCGGCCTACGATCCCGCCAGCGGCGCGCGGGTGACTTCGGTCAACCTGAACATCGCCTTCCCGTCCCACGTGGCCCTGGTCGGCGACGGGGATGCGGGGCCACGGCTGCTCGCGGCGCTCATGAGCGGCCAGATTCCGCCCTCCTTCGGCCATCTCACCTATGGCGGCGTCGAGCTCTCGGCCGCCGATCCGGTCGAACGCAGCCGGCGCATCGCCTTCACGGGCAACACGGTGCTGATCGAGGGCAGCTTGCGGGACAACCTGCTCTACGGCGCCTCGGGCCCGGAGAGCGAACTCAAGCACCGTCTCTCCGAAGCCATCGGGGTCGCGGGCCTCGACCGCCTGACTCATGCCCGCGGCCTGTCCGGAACCATCGATCCGGGACAGGAGCCGAAACTGGCCGCCGCCATCGTGGAAGCGCGCCGCGCCGTGCAGGCGGCGCTCGCCGCCGATGCGCTCGACCGCTTCGTCGATCCCTTCAGCGCCACGCGCTACAACCGCTATGCGACGATCGGCGAGAACCTGTTGTTCGGAAAGCCCATCGGCGATTCCTTCCAGGAGGACCGCCTGTCGAGCCACCCCTTCGTCCGGGCGATCCTGGAAGCCAACGAGCTGACCAAGCCGCTGGCCCGAATGGGGCTGTCGATCGCCACGAGCATGATCGAGATCTTCTCCGACATCCCGGACGGGTCGCCGCTCTTCGAGCGCTTCTCGTTCTTTTCGGCGGCGGATCGCCCTTATTTCCAGGACCTCGTCGACCGCAGGAACGAGCAGCGGCGCAGCGACCAGACCTCGCGGGACCGGGAGCGCCTGATCGGCCTTGCCCTGCGCTACAACGAGAGCCGGCATCGCTTGGGTCTGCTCGAATCCTCCATGGAAGAGCAGATTCTCGTCGCCCGGGCGGATTTCGCCCGGATGCTGCCGGTGAGCCTGAAATCCTCGATCGAGTTCTACGACGAGGAGCGCTTCTGTGCGGCGGCCAGCATCCAGGACAACCTGCTCTTCGGGCGCATCGCGGCCGATCAGGCCGGCGCCCTCGCGTCCGTGCAGGAGGTGACGCGCCGCGTGCTGACGCAGCGGGGCCTCGACGGCGAGGTCTCGCGCATCGGGCTCGACACGCCGGTGGATCCGCAGGGCGACGACCTCACCTTGAGCGAAGTGGCCGCCGTCGATCTGGTGCGGGGCCTCGTGCGCCGGCCGAGCATCCTGGTGGTGCAGCGCGCGCTCGACGGCCTGTCGGGTCCCGCCGCCGACCGGCTCGTCACCAACCTGCGCCGCGCCTTCGTCGGGCGCGGGCTCATCCTCGTCACCCCGTCGATCTCACCGTCGATGGATCAACCGCCCTTCGACGCGGTTATCCATTTCGAGCGGGGCGAGCCGGTGGTGGATCGCCGCACCAGGCCTCTCGAGGCGCTGAGTGCGTGA
- a CDS encoding MBL fold metallo-hydrolase yields the protein MVRRVASSDALRVRFWGIRGSTCASGPQFVEFGSHTPCVEVRCGDRLFILDAGTGLSALGTEIGAAAPEKIDILLSHLHLDHISGLPFFKPALLSKERVIRTYCGHLEGESAMEPLNRIFAPPLFPVRLGQLPARFEHHGFRAGEPLVLDDGTRIDTHLLNHPGGATGFRISHRGRSICYISDVEHSDPWPDPSLADFVRGTDLMVFDGMFSDAEYSYCRGWGHSTWQKGVELAQSAGVKALAIFHLYPGHDDAFLKAAEAEMKAVMPTAFMARERQCFAFEPLEDDLDATCPEPPAKAEETRPASLKDFAT from the coding sequence ATGGTAAGGCGTGTTGCATCCTCTGACGCGTTGCGGGTCCGGTTTTGGGGCATACGCGGCTCCACCTGCGCATCCGGCCCCCAATTCGTCGAGTTCGGCTCGCACACGCCGTGCGTCGAGGTTCGATGCGGAGACCGCCTGTTCATCCTCGATGCGGGAACCGGTCTCTCCGCTCTCGGCACCGAAATCGGCGCCGCCGCGCCCGAGAAGATCGACATTCTCCTCAGCCATCTTCATCTCGACCACATCAGCGGCCTTCCCTTCTTCAAGCCTGCGCTTCTCTCAAAGGAGCGGGTGATCCGCACTTATTGCGGCCATCTGGAAGGGGAGAGCGCGATGGAGCCCCTGAACCGCATCTTCGCCCCGCCGCTCTTTCCCGTGCGCCTCGGCCAGCTTCCCGCCCGGTTCGAGCACCACGGCTTCAGAGCGGGCGAGCCCCTCGTCCTCGACGACGGAACACGGATCGACACTCACCTCCTGAACCATCCCGGCGGAGCCACGGGCTTCCGCATCAGCCACCGGGGCCGCAGCATCTGCTACATCAGCGACGTGGAGCACAGCGACCCCTGGCCCGATCCGAGCCTCGCTGATTTCGTGCGCGGCACCGACCTGATGGTCTTCGACGGCATGTTCTCCGACGCCGAATATTCCTATTGCCGCGGCTGGGGCCATTCCACCTGGCAGAAGGGCGTCGAGCTGGCGCAGAGCGCCGGTGTGAAGGCGCTGGCGATCTTCCACCTCTATCCCGGTCACGACGACGCCTTCCTGAAAGCCGCCGAGGCCGAGATGAAGGCCGTCATGCCCACGGCCTTCATGGCCCGCGAGCGCCAGTGCTTCGCTTTCGAGCCGCTGGAAGACGACCTGGACGCGACCTGCCCGGAACCTCCGGCGAAAGCCGAAGAGACACGTCCCGCTTCCCTGAAGGATTTCGCGACCTGA
- a CDS encoding NAD-dependent epimerase, which produces MSAPILVTGAAGFIGFHVAQRLLADGHQVVGVDSFTPYYDVSLKEARFGKLTPHNTFLGERLDLADAEATRDLFQRHRFGRVIHLAAQPGVRFVDPHPYAASNLVGFMNMLEACRHGGIGHLVYASSSSVYGANRKLPFSEHDSADHPISLYAATKKANEMMAHSYAYLFGLPCTALRFFTVYGPWGRPDMAVYKFTHAIAEGQEIQVAHAGRVWRDFTYVDDIVEGIVRLVDRVPAPDPAWNSVNPDPATGPAPHRVYNIGNDSPEEVNRLIAIIEDALGRKAKRVDVPLPPGDVLETRADVTDLRRDVGFAPATSLEEGIRRFVAWYRDYHGA; this is translated from the coding sequence ATGTCAGCTCCCATCCTTGTCACCGGTGCGGCCGGCTTCATCGGCTTCCACGTGGCGCAGCGGCTTCTGGCCGACGGCCATCAGGTGGTCGGGGTCGACAGCTTCACGCCCTATTACGACGTGAGCCTGAAGGAAGCCCGCTTCGGCAAGCTGACCCCGCACAACACCTTTCTAGGCGAGCGCCTGGATCTCGCGGACGCCGAGGCGACCCGCGACCTGTTTCAGCGCCATCGCTTCGGGCGGGTGATCCATCTCGCGGCCCAGCCGGGCGTACGCTTCGTCGATCCGCACCCCTATGCGGCGTCGAACCTCGTCGGCTTCATGAACATGCTGGAAGCCTGCCGCCACGGCGGTATCGGGCACCTCGTCTATGCCTCGTCGAGCTCGGTCTACGGGGCCAACCGCAAGCTGCCCTTCTCCGAGCACGACAGCGCCGACCATCCGATCAGTCTCTATGCCGCCACGAAGAAGGCCAACGAGATGATGGCGCATTCCTATGCCTATCTCTTCGGGCTGCCCTGCACGGCCCTGCGCTTCTTCACCGTCTACGGCCCCTGGGGCCGGCCCGACATGGCGGTCTACAAGTTCACCCATGCCATCGCCGAGGGCCAGGAGATCCAGGTCGCCCACGCGGGACGGGTCTGGCGCGACTTCACTTACGTGGACGATATCGTGGAGGGGATCGTGCGGCTGGTCGACCGGGTGCCCGCGCCCGATCCGGCCTGGAATTCCGTGAATCCCGATCCGGCCACAGGCCCCGCGCCGCACCGGGTCTACAACATCGGCAACGACAGCCCGGAAGAGGTGAACCGCCTGATCGCGATCATCGAGGATGCGCTCGGCAGGAAAGCGAAGCGCGTGGACGTGCCGCTTCCACCCGGCGACGTGCTGGAGACGCGCGCGGACGTGACGGATCTGCGCCGCGACGTGGGCTTCGCGCCCGCGACGTCGCTGGAGGAAGGTATCAGGCGCTTCGTGGCCTGGTACCGCGACTATCACGGGGCGTAG